A portion of the Pseudomonas sp. PSE14 genome contains these proteins:
- a CDS encoding sorbosone dehydrogenase family protein yields the protein MRRPLPLFALLCLVSLPACSDSTQGNIRLPEGFHISLLTDQVPGARAMTWGDAGTLFVGSMNAGKVYAVRPDGRVSVVAENLTMPVGVAFHEGDLYVSAVSRVVVLRDIERHLDAPPAPEELPTRFPSKTAHGWKFIAFGPDGKLYVPVGAPCNLCRPDRERYANLQRMNTDGSAREVVAYGIRNTVGFTWHPQTHQLWFTDNGRDLLGDDRPNDELNTISRVGEDFGYPDCHQGDLADPEEGRTPCSAFTPPVAKLGPHVAALGLRFYTGDQFPPEYRNNLFIAEHGSWNRSQKIGYRVARVEFNEDGTLKRQSVFAEGWLDAGGKVHGRPVDVLVAPDGALLVSDDQNGAIYRISYGKP from the coding sequence ATGCGTCGTCCGCTGCCGCTTTTTGCTCTCCTGTGCCTGGTCAGCTTACCAGCCTGCTCGGACAGCACTCAGGGAAACATCCGACTGCCCGAGGGCTTTCACATCAGCCTGCTCACCGACCAGGTGCCCGGCGCGCGCGCCATGACCTGGGGCGATGCGGGCACCCTCTTCGTCGGCAGCATGAACGCCGGCAAGGTCTATGCGGTGCGCCCGGACGGCCGCGTCTCGGTGGTCGCCGAAAACCTGACGATGCCCGTGGGCGTCGCCTTCCACGAAGGAGACCTGTATGTCTCGGCCGTCAGCCGTGTGGTGGTGCTGCGCGATATCGAACGCCACCTCGACGCCCCTCCGGCCCCCGAGGAATTGCCCACCCGGTTCCCGTCCAAGACGGCCCACGGCTGGAAGTTCATCGCCTTCGGGCCTGACGGCAAGCTCTATGTCCCGGTGGGCGCACCCTGCAATCTCTGTCGCCCGGACCGCGAGCGCTACGCCAACCTGCAACGCATGAACACCGATGGCAGCGCCCGTGAAGTGGTTGCCTACGGCATCCGCAACACCGTCGGCTTCACCTGGCATCCGCAGACGCACCAGCTCTGGTTCACCGACAACGGTCGAGACCTGCTCGGCGATGACCGGCCCAACGATGAGCTGAACACGATCAGCCGCGTCGGCGAGGACTTCGGCTACCCCGACTGCCACCAGGGCGACCTTGCCGACCCCGAGGAAGGCAGGACGCCCTGCTCCGCCTTCACGCCGCCGGTGGCCAAGCTCGGCCCGCACGTGGCGGCACTGGGGCTGCGCTTCTATACGGGCGACCAGTTCCCGCCGGAGTACCGCAACAACCTGTTCATCGCCGAGCACGGCTCCTGGAATCGCAGCCAGAAGATCGGCTATCGCGTGGCCCGGGTCGAGTTCAACGAGGACGGCACGCTCAAGCGCCAGAGCGTGTTCGCCGAAGGCTGGCTGGACGCGGGCGGCAAGGTGCACGGCCGGCCGGTCGATGTGCTGGTGGCCCCCGACGGCGCGCTGCTGGTGAGCGACGACCAGAACGGAGCGATCTATCGCATCAGCTACGGCAAGCCCTGA
- the rsd gene encoding sigma D regulator produces the protein MLESCRNAQERWGGVHQLIDRWLRDRHELVRAFDSLDGVQAPKTNAESLQSFCQLLLDYVSAGHFEVYEQLMNEAQAFGDTRGLELAKQIYPRLETITANALNFNDRCDNGDCREGTCLTSELKSLRQQLHERFELEDCLIEVLHNAHGQNVATV, from the coding sequence ATGCTCGAGAGCTGCCGTAATGCCCAGGAACGTTGGGGAGGCGTACACCAGCTGATCGATCGCTGGCTGCGGGATCGACATGAATTGGTCCGGGCATTCGATTCCCTGGACGGTGTCCAGGCGCCGAAGACCAATGCCGAATCCCTGCAGAGCTTTTGCCAGCTCCTGCTCGACTACGTGTCGGCAGGGCACTTCGAAGTCTACGAACAGTTGATGAACGAAGCGCAGGCCTTCGGCGATACCCGAGGTCTGGAACTGGCCAAGCAGATCTATCCCCGTCTCGAAACCATCACCGCCAATGCACTCAATTTCAACGACCGCTGCGACAACGGCGACTGCCGCGAAGGCACCTGCCTCACCAGCGAATTGAAGAGCCTGCGTCAGCAACTGCACGAACGCTTCGAACTGGAAGATTGCCTGATCGAAGTGCTGCACAACGCCCACGGACAGAACGTCGCCACGGTCTGA
- a CDS encoding disulfide bond formation protein B — protein sequence MNLASPRSLFFLAFLACAAMLGTGFYLQYVVGLEPCPLCILQRIFFAGAGLFALIAGLHGRAPRLYSVLILLFSLAGAGTAGRQIWLQTLPPDQLPACLPPLDYMLESMPYTKIIYTMFHGSADCAEVSWTLLSLSIPEWSLLAFIAFSLFAIFQFFRRG from the coding sequence ATGAACCTGGCCAGCCCTCGTTCCCTGTTCTTCCTCGCCTTCCTCGCCTGCGCCGCCATGCTCGGCACCGGCTTCTACCTGCAATACGTGGTTGGGCTGGAGCCCTGCCCGTTGTGCATCCTGCAGCGCATCTTCTTCGCCGGCGCCGGGCTCTTCGCCCTGATTGCCGGGCTGCATGGCCGTGCCCCGCGCCTGTACTCGGTGCTGATCCTGCTCTTCTCGCTGGCCGGTGCCGGCACCGCGGGCCGGCAGATCTGGCTGCAGACCCTGCCGCCGGATCAGTTGCCGGCGTGCCTGCCGCCGCTGGATTACATGCTCGAAAGCATGCCCTACACCAAGATCATCTACACCATGTTCCACGGTTCGGCCGACTGCGCCGAGGTCAGCTGGACCCTGCTCAGCCTGAGCATTCCGGAGTGGAGCCTGCTCGCCTTCATCGCCTTCTCGCTGTTCGCCATCTTCCAGTTCTTCCGCCGCGGCTGA
- a CDS encoding FKBP-type peptidyl-prolyl cis-trans isomerase, producing MLRLAPLCLLVAPLMVSAAPPKDELAYSLGVQLGERLHQEVPDIAIGDLLEGLRQSYRGEPLALPEERMATVLSAHDQQQQGTPAATDSADSAKAAEKRFLVNEKARYGVRELAGGVLVSELKAGHGNRNPQLSEARVNYTGSLADGSPFDASSSPQWFRLDAVIPGWRTALQAMPVGARWRVVVPSAQAYGADGAGDLIPPYAPLVFEIELLESR from the coding sequence ATGCTTCGTCTTGCTCCGCTCTGCTTGCTCGTCGCACCTCTGATGGTCAGCGCCGCACCACCCAAGGACGAACTGGCCTACAGCCTGGGCGTGCAACTGGGCGAACGGCTGCATCAGGAAGTCCCGGATATCGCCATCGGCGACCTGCTGGAAGGCCTGCGCCAGAGCTATCGCGGCGAGCCGCTGGCACTGCCGGAAGAGCGCATGGCGACAGTGCTGAGCGCCCATGATCAGCAGCAGCAAGGCACCCCGGCAGCCACCGATTCCGCCGACTCCGCGAAGGCTGCGGAGAAGCGTTTTCTGGTCAACGAAAAGGCCCGCTACGGCGTTCGCGAATTGGCGGGAGGCGTACTGGTCAGCGAGTTGAAAGCAGGACATGGCAACCGCAATCCGCAACTGAGCGAAGCACGGGTGAACTACACCGGCAGCCTGGCGGATGGCAGTCCGTTCGATGCCAGCAGCTCACCGCAATGGTTCCGCCTGGATGCAGTCATTCCCGGTTGGCGCACGGCACTACAGGCGATGCCGGTGGGTGCTCGCTGGAGAGTGGTGGTGCCTTCAGCGCAGGCGTATGGCGCCGACGGGGCGGGAGACCTGATTCCGCCGTACGCACCGTTGGTGTTCGAGATCGAGCTGCTGGAGAGTCGCTGA